AAGTTGAACAGCTCGAAAAGAGGCTGCAGGCATTGGAGGAGGCCCAGCAAGGCACAGAGGAGTAGTCAGTGGATATCAGGGCCGTCAGATATGTGGGCCGCTTGAAGAATATCGCTGTGACGCTGTTTCGCTACGGCTTTGATGACGTGGTCGAGCGGTTGGATCTTCCCGGCAAGGTCTTTCTGGAGAAAATTCACCGGGTGGACCGGGATCTGAGCAGCTGGGAACGCATCCGACTGGCGCTGGAAGAGCTGGGGCCCACTTTCATCAAGATCGGTCAGATCATGAGTCTGCGGCCTGACCTGATCCCCAATGCCCTCATCCTGGAACTTCGCAAGCTCCAGGACGAGGTGGCCCCTGTTGGCTATGATGAGATTCGGGCAGTGGTGGAGAAAAACCTGCGGCAACCTCTGGAGAAGGTCTTTGCAGAGTTCGATGAAACACCCATTGCCGCTGCCTCACTGGCCCAGGTGCACCGGGGCGTGCTCAGGGAAAATGGTCAGGTGGTGGCGGTCAAGGTGCAGCGGCCCAAGATCCAGCACATAATTGCCGAAGATCTTTCCCTGCTCGATGTGGTTGCCAACCAGTTGAACGAACGCATGGAAGCGAGCAGGGTGTACGACCTGCCGAACCTGGTAAAGGAGATCAAGAAAAGCCTTGACCGCGAGCTCGATTTCAGGCGGGAAGCCCGCTACATGAA
The nucleotide sequence above comes from Deltaproteobacteria bacterium. Encoded proteins:
- a CDS encoding ABC transporter encodes the protein MDIRAVRYVGRLKNIAVTLFRYGFDDVVERLDLPGKVFLEKIHRVDRDLSSWERIRLALEELGPTFIKIGQIMSLRPDLIPNALILELRKLQDEVAPVGYDEIRAVVEKNLRQPLEKVFAEFDETPIAAASLAQVHRGVLRENGQVVAVKVQRPKIQHIIAEDLSLLDVVANQLNERMEASRVYDLPNLVKEIKKSLDRELDFRREARYMKIAKSNLASTEGVYVPEVLEDFTTSQMLTMELVEGRKLKDLDSPHQYDCQLLAKRGLRLTVKQVLEDGFFHADP